From Bacteroidales bacterium, a single genomic window includes:
- the thrA gene encoding bifunctional aspartate kinase/homoserine dehydrogenase I → MKVLKFGGSSVGSPERIRGVKKIIELRKEPCIVVVSAFRGVTDELMQLGEMAARRKEDFRSELQLVKKRHLDVIHYLVADEKTEATVQAVEQMFSELASLLEGVFLLQELSKRTLDHILSFGELLSAFIISQIVQGAVFTDIRYAIKTDDQFGNAAVDFDLTNSLLKTEFHGLKKFAIVPGFIGSTRLNETTTLGRGGSDYTAAIIAAALDAEALEIWTDVDGFMTADPRKVEKAYAIEHLTYAEAIELSHFGAKVIYTPTLRPVYKKNIPVYVKNTFNPEAKGTLISSEPNGPTRSPIKGISSIDHVDLITLQGTAMVGVSGTSMRLFKALAEARVNVILITQASSEYSISFAVMPADSRKAEKAIKAEFHREMTQNGELKVTVESDMSVIAIVGEKMKNTPGISATLFRALGRNGINVVATAQGSSELNISVVIKNSSLKKALNVIHEGFFLSTYKELNLFLAGTGVVGKSLLRQLSVQQEKLMASHRLKLNLVGVANSRKMVIDKKGLHPGQVDYILDNLGERSDIHEFCKSMVRLNLRNSVFIDCTGSSEVASVYPQLFDAFISVVAANKIACSGPYEQYRELKTRAQARNVRFFFETNVGAGLPVINTMNDLILSGDRILKLQAVLSGTLNFIFNEIGPDVPMSEAIRRAKEKGYSEPDPRIDLSGKDVVRKILILSREAGYPLEEKDVEIKPFLPADCFEGSLDDFWNTVKKYDAGFEQQRKELAEKGKRWRFFATMDEGKASVGLLEVDSSHPAYELAGSNNIIMITTERYREFPMVIKGYGAGADVTAAGVFADIIRVASI, encoded by the coding sequence ATGAAAGTTCTCAAGTTTGGCGGATCGTCGGTAGGCTCTCCCGAGCGCATCCGGGGAGTTAAAAAAATCATTGAACTCCGGAAAGAGCCCTGTATTGTTGTTGTTTCTGCATTCCGCGGAGTTACCGATGAGCTGATGCAACTGGGTGAAATGGCCGCCAGACGAAAGGAAGATTTCCGCAGCGAACTTCAGCTTGTGAAAAAACGCCATCTGGACGTTATCCATTACCTGGTAGCTGACGAGAAAACAGAAGCAACGGTTCAGGCGGTGGAACAGATGTTCAGCGAACTGGCTTCCCTCCTCGAAGGGGTCTTCCTGCTTCAGGAACTGAGCAAAAGAACCCTTGACCATATCCTGAGCTTCGGGGAACTGCTCTCTGCTTTCATTATTTCCCAGATTGTACAGGGAGCTGTTTTTACCGACATCCGCTATGCCATCAAAACCGACGACCAGTTCGGAAATGCCGCGGTTGATTTTGACCTCACCAACTCCTTGCTGAAAACGGAGTTTCACGGGCTGAAAAAATTTGCCATCGTTCCGGGCTTCATCGGCAGTACAAGGCTTAACGAAACCACCACGCTCGGAAGGGGCGGGTCGGATTACACCGCCGCCATCATTGCCGCCGCCCTGGATGCAGAAGCCCTGGAAATATGGACCGACGTGGATGGCTTTATGACGGCCGACCCGCGGAAGGTTGAAAAAGCCTATGCCATTGAGCATCTTACCTACGCCGAAGCCATCGAACTTTCCCATTTCGGGGCCAAAGTGATCTATACTCCTACCCTCCGCCCTGTTTACAAGAAGAATATACCTGTTTACGTAAAAAATACTTTCAACCCCGAAGCCAAAGGCACACTGATCAGCAGTGAGCCCAACGGCCCGACACGTTCCCCCATTAAGGGCATTTCATCCATTGACCACGTAGACCTGATCACCCTGCAGGGAACGGCCATGGTGGGTGTGAGCGGAACCTCAATGCGCCTTTTCAAGGCACTGGCCGAAGCCAGAGTGAACGTAATCCTCATTACCCAGGCTTCGTCAGAGTATTCCATTTCCTTTGCCGTGATGCCGGCCGATTCGCGCAAGGCGGAAAAAGCCATCAAGGCAGAATTTCACAGGGAAATGACCCAGAACGGCGAACTGAAGGTTACCGTTGAAAGCGACATGTCTGTCATTGCCATTGTGGGCGAAAAGATGAAAAATACCCCGGGCATTTCGGCCACCCTGTTCCGTGCCCTGGGACGCAATGGTATTAACGTTGTCGCCACCGCCCAGGGTTCCAGCGAACTGAACATTTCGGTGGTCATCAAAAACAGCAGCCTGAAAAAGGCTCTTAACGTCATCCATGAAGGCTTCTTCCTGTCAACCTACAAGGAACTCAACCTCTTCCTTGCCGGCACAGGAGTGGTTGGTAAAAGCCTCCTCCGCCAGCTATCTGTACAGCAGGAAAAACTGATGGCCTCGCACCGTCTCAAACTGAACCTGGTAGGAGTTGCCAACTCGCGCAAGATGGTGATTGACAAAAAAGGACTGCACCCGGGCCAGGTTGACTATATTCTCGATAACCTGGGAGAACGGTCGGATATCCATGAATTTTGCAAATCCATGGTAAGGCTGAACCTGCGGAACTCCGTTTTTATTGATTGCACGGGAAGCAGCGAGGTGGCCTCCGTTTACCCGCAGTTGTTTGACGCCTTCATTTCAGTGGTAGCCGCCAACAAGATTGCTTGTTCAGGGCCATATGAGCAGTACAGGGAGCTGAAAACCCGCGCGCAGGCCCGCAATGTGCGGTTTTTCTTCGAAACCAATGTAGGCGCAGGGCTTCCTGTTATCAACACCATGAACGACCTCATTCTGAGCGGCGACAGGATTCTCAAACTCCAGGCAGTTTTGTCGGGAACGCTGAATTTCATCTTCAACGAAATCGGCCCTGATGTGCCCATGAGCGAAGCCATCAGGCGGGCAAAGGAAAAAGGATATTCTGAACCCGACCCGCGCATTGACCTGAGCGGGAAAGATGTGGTAAGAAAAATCCTGATCCTTTCGCGCGAAGCCGGTTACCCCCTTGAGGAAAAAGACGTGGAAATCAAACCCTTCCTGCCGGCCGACTGCTTTGAAGGTTCGCTCGACGACTTCTGGAATACGGTAAAAAAATATGACGCCGGTTTTGAACAGCAAAGAAAGGAACTGGCCGAAAAGGGCAAGCGCTGGCGCTTCTTTGCTACTATGGATGAAGGAAAAGCCTCTGTCGGCCTGCTGGAAGTCGATTCGTCACACCCTGCTTATGAACTGGCCGGAAGCAACAACATCATCATGATCACCACGGAACGGTACAGGGAATTTCCCATGGTAATCAAAGGATACGGAGCAGGCGCCGATGTAACGGCCGCCGGGGTCTTTGCCGACATTATCCGGGTGGCCAGCATCTGA
- the fabD gene encoding ACP S-malonyltransferase: MTAYVFPGQGAQFPGMGKDLYESSPLAKELFEKANLLLGFAITDIMFGGTEEDLRQTRVTQPAIFLHSVILVKCMGDRFHPDMVAGHSLGEFSALVASGALSFEDGLSLVAKRAQAMQKACELQPSTMAAVLGLDDKTVEDICKSIDDIVVPANYNSPGQLVISGTINGIEKAIEKLTAAGAKRAIKLAVGGAFHSPLMEPAREELARAINETHFSVPLCPVYQNVNAMPSSDPVTIRANLMAQLTSPVKWTQSIKNMVADGATRFVEAGPGKVLQGLIKKIEPSVAVESAVLG, translated from the coding sequence ATGACGGCTTATGTATTTCCTGGACAGGGGGCACAATTTCCCGGTATGGGGAAAGATCTTTATGAATCCTCGCCCCTGGCAAAGGAACTTTTTGAAAAGGCAAATCTGTTGCTGGGTTTTGCCATCACCGACATCATGTTTGGAGGCACGGAAGAAGACCTCCGTCAAACCCGTGTTACCCAGCCAGCCATATTTTTGCATTCCGTTATTCTGGTCAAATGCATGGGCGACCGGTTTCATCCTGACATGGTAGCCGGGCACAGCCTGGGTGAGTTTTCTGCTCTGGTTGCCAGCGGCGCCCTTTCGTTCGAAGACGGCCTGTCCCTGGTTGCCAAGCGGGCACAGGCTATGCAGAAAGCCTGCGAACTTCAGCCTTCCACCATGGCCGCTGTCCTGGGTCTGGATGACAAAACCGTGGAAGATATCTGCAAATCCATTGACGATATTGTTGTCCCGGCAAATTATAACAGTCCGGGACAACTTGTTATTTCAGGTACCATCAACGGAATCGAAAAAGCCATTGAGAAGCTTACAGCCGCCGGGGCAAAACGCGCCATCAAACTGGCCGTCGGCGGAGCCTTCCACTCCCCCCTGATGGAACCCGCCCGCGAAGAACTCGCCAGGGCTATCAACGAAACCCATTTCTCCGTACCGCTATGCCCGGTTTACCAGAACGTCAATGCCATGCCCTCCTCCGATCCCGTTACCATCAGGGCAAACCTTATGGCTCAGCTTACCTCGCCCGTCAAATGGACCCAAAGCATCAAAAACATGGTGGCCGACGGAGCAACCCGCTTCGTGGAAGCCGGACCGGGCAAAGTACTCCAGGGCCTCATCAAAAAAATTGAACCTTCCGTTGCCGTTGAAAGTGCCGTGCTTGGCTGA
- the folE gene encoding GTP cyclohydrolase I FolE yields MEDKKYFVDEDQEPGYIKTEVYNDEVTKRLSEIYTEVLTLIGEDACREGLRRTPLRVAKSMQFLTHGYHLDPHKMLASARFREEYKEMVIVKDIELFSMCEHHMIPFFGRAHVAYIPNEYITGLSKIARVVDAYARRLQVQERLTLQIRDCIQETLQPLGVAVVIEAKHLCMVMRGVQKQNSVTTTSAFSGEFLDNLATRAEFMHMIGVNLH; encoded by the coding sequence ATGGAAGATAAAAAGTATTTTGTTGACGAAGACCAGGAACCCGGGTACATTAAAACGGAAGTTTACAACGATGAGGTAACAAAACGCCTGTCTGAAATATACACCGAAGTGCTTACCCTTATAGGGGAAGATGCCTGCCGGGAAGGCCTTCGGAGAACTCCCCTGCGTGTAGCCAAGTCGATGCAGTTCCTTACGCACGGTTACCACCTCGATCCGCATAAGATGCTTGCTTCGGCGCGTTTCAGGGAAGAGTACAAAGAAATGGTAATTGTAAAAGACATTGAGCTTTTTTCGATGTGCGAGCACCATATGATTCCTTTTTTCGGAAGAGCGCATGTTGCTTATATCCCCAATGAATATATCACCGGATTGAGCAAAATTGCCCGGGTTGTGGATGCTTATGCCCGCAGGCTTCAGGTTCAGGAACGGCTTACCCTGCAGATCCGCGACTGCATTCAGGAAACCCTTCAGCCGCTTGGTGTAGCCGTAGTAATTGAAGCCAAGCACCTGTGCATGGTGATGCGCGGTGTTCAGAAGCAGAATTCCGTCACTACAACATCGGCCTTTTCGGGTGAATTTCTTGATAACCTGGCCACCCGCGCCGAGTTCATGCATATGATCGGGGTGAATCTTCACTGA
- a CDS encoding 6-carboxytetrahydropterin synthase yields the protein MTVYLTRRERFNAAHRLYLPEWSDEKNFEVFGKCSNPNWHGHNYELFVTIKGEVNPETGYTVNLKDLSRIIRERIIEPADHKNLNLEVPFMKNRQASTEQIAIAIWEELEEPVKQLGAQLHSVRLHETENNYVEYFGK from the coding sequence ATGACAGTATATCTTACCCGGCGTGAACGGTTCAACGCTGCTCACCGTTTGTACTTGCCCGAGTGGTCGGACGAAAAAAATTTCGAAGTCTTTGGCAAGTGTTCCAACCCTAACTGGCACGGGCATAACTACGAGCTGTTCGTTACCATCAAGGGGGAAGTCAATCCGGAAACCGGCTATACAGTGAACCTGAAAGACCTTAGCCGCATTATCCGGGAGCGGATCATCGAACCGGCAGACCATAAAAACCTGAACCTGGAAGTGCCCTTCATGAAAAACCGTCAGGCTTCGACCGAGCAGATAGCTATTGCCATCTGGGAAGAACTGGAGGAACCGGTGAAACAGCTTGGTGCACAACTGCATTCCGTGCGCCTGCACGAAACCGAGAACAATTATGTTGAGTATTTCGGAAAATAA
- a CDS encoding 1,4-dihydroxy-6-naphthoate synthase, producing MKKLQVHFTPCPNDTFMFFALVHEVLDSAGLSFAVHMADIEELNRQAIQGIPDVTKISIAAFPAISENYELLTAGAAVGFENGPLVVSRKKLYPDELHEALIAIPGENTTANLLLSILFPSACKKKVFLFSEIEEVVLDGEADAGLLIHETRFTYQGKGLKLVCDLGKEWVTAKGVPVPLGGIAIRRSLDTSVRQKFNRLLEESIRTAMKYPREPLGYMKKHAQELQEDVIYRHVHLYVNAFSVSLGEEGKKAIETLLEEGFTKGLLPEAKKPLFLDV from the coding sequence ATGAAAAAACTGCAGGTCCATTTTACTCCGTGCCCGAACGACACCTTTATGTTTTTTGCGCTGGTGCATGAAGTTCTTGACAGCGCCGGGCTGTCCTTTGCTGTGCATATGGCCGACATTGAAGAACTGAACCGGCAGGCTATTCAGGGAATACCTGATGTGACCAAAATCAGCATAGCGGCTTTTCCGGCCATTTCGGAAAACTATGAACTGCTTACCGCAGGAGCCGCCGTTGGTTTTGAAAACGGCCCGCTGGTTGTGAGCCGGAAAAAACTGTACCCCGATGAACTGCATGAAGCCTTGATAGCCATTCCCGGAGAAAATACCACGGCCAACCTGCTTCTGTCAATTTTGTTCCCTTCTGCCTGCAAGAAAAAAGTATTTCTTTTTTCTGAAATTGAGGAAGTTGTTCTCGACGGGGAAGCAGATGCCGGCCTGCTCATTCATGAAACCCGTTTTACTTACCAGGGGAAAGGCCTTAAACTGGTCTGCGATCTGGGAAAGGAATGGGTGACAGCGAAAGGAGTACCCGTACCTCTGGGCGGCATTGCCATAAGAAGAAGTCTGGATACAAGCGTCAGGCAAAAATTCAACCGGCTGCTGGAAGAAAGCATCAGAACAGCTATGAAATACCCGCGGGAACCTCTTGGCTACATGAAAAAACACGCACAGGAATTGCAGGAAGATGTGATTTACCGGCACGTTCACCTGTACGTGAATGCGTTTTCTGTGTCACTCGGAGAGGAAGGCAAAAAAGCCATTGAAACTTTGCTGGAAGAAGGATTCACGAAAGGGTTACTGCCCGAAGCCAAAAAACCCTTATTTTTGGACGTTTAA
- the rfaD gene encoding ADP-glyceromanno-heptose 6-epimerase, with amino-acid sequence MIVITGAAGFIGSALAHYLNDEFYNDLVLVDDFSRADKGRNLAGLKYTALVPRDEFSRWLDANHRLVQFVFHLGARTDTAEFNKDVFDRLNLNYSKMVWASCVQYGLPLVYASSAATYGMGEYGYRDDHAIVPLLKPLNPYGESKNEFDKWVLSQKETPYFWAGFKFFNVYGPNEYHKGRMASVVFHAFRQIRDTGKMRLFRSHREDIRDGEQKRDFVYVRDVVRVLFYFMHHRKDSGIYNLGTGNARSFLDLARNVFRAVGKEEVIEFIDTPADIRDKYQYFTEADISKLRKAGYTDAFFSLEEGIFDYITRFLMPDKCYGE; translated from the coding sequence ATGATTGTCATTACAGGAGCAGCAGGATTTATAGGAAGTGCCCTTGCGCATTACCTGAACGACGAGTTTTATAACGACCTTGTGCTGGTTGATGATTTCAGCCGGGCTGACAAAGGCAGAAACCTTGCGGGGTTGAAATATACTGCCCTGGTGCCGAGGGATGAATTCAGCCGGTGGCTTGATGCTAACCACAGGCTTGTTCAGTTTGTTTTTCATCTGGGGGCACGAACCGATACAGCCGAATTCAACAAAGATGTTTTTGACCGGCTGAACCTGAATTATTCGAAGATGGTATGGGCCAGTTGCGTGCAATACGGACTCCCGCTGGTATATGCTTCGTCGGCGGCAACGTACGGCATGGGGGAATATGGCTACCGCGACGATCATGCCATTGTCCCGCTTCTTAAGCCTTTGAATCCTTACGGCGAATCAAAAAACGAATTCGATAAATGGGTGCTCTCGCAAAAGGAAACGCCTTATTTCTGGGCCGGTTTTAAGTTTTTTAATGTTTACGGCCCCAACGAATATCACAAAGGCCGGATGGCTTCGGTAGTGTTCCATGCTTTCCGGCAGATAAGGGACACCGGAAAAATGAGACTCTTCCGGTCTCACAGAGAGGACATCAGGGACGGAGAACAGAAAAGAGACTTCGTTTACGTCAGAGACGTTGTCAGGGTTCTGTTCTATTTTATGCACCACCGGAAGGACTCTGGTATCTATAACCTCGGAACGGGGAATGCCCGCAGTTTCCTCGACCTTGCGCGGAATGTCTTCAGGGCCGTGGGAAAGGAAGAAGTCATCGAATTTATTGATACACCCGCTGATATCCGCGACAAATACCAGTATTTCACCGAAGCTGATATCTCCAAACTCCGGAAAGCCGGATATACGGATGCTTTTTTTTCTCTTGAGGAAGGAATTTTCGACTATATTACCCGGTTTCTGATGCCGGATAAATGTTACGGAGAGTAA
- a CDS encoding DUF1858 domain-containing protein has translation MSQTEKPIDKTISIEELIQRIPSSVRFLSEKGIRCIVCGEPIWGTLEEAALEKGLTQEEIDAVVEELNKMAQN, from the coding sequence ATGAGCCAGACGGAAAAACCCATTGACAAAACCATTTCCATCGAGGAGTTGATTCAACGGATACCCTCATCGGTAAGGTTTTTAAGCGAAAAGGGGATACGCTGTATTGTATGCGGTGAGCCTATCTGGGGCACACTTGAAGAGGCAGCCCTGGAAAAGGGGCTGACACAGGAAGAGATTGATGCCGTTGTGGAAGAACTGAATAAGATGGCACAAAACTAA